The following proteins are co-located in the Gordonia polyisoprenivorans genome:
- a CDS encoding CaiB/BaiF CoA transferase family protein codes for MTTGTMYGDSGALPLDGICVIALEQAVSAPFATRHLADMGARVIKVERVPEGDFARYYDAEVHGMASHFVWVNRNKESIALDFKAPAGREILDSLVASADVVVQNFAPGVAEAMGLDAASLLEQHPRLIAVDLSGYGTGGPYERRRAYDLIVQAESASIATTGWPDSPAKPGIAIADLAAGLYSYSSVLAALYERERTGLGRAIGISLMDSIAELMGYSLYFTQFSGRRHVPNGISHPTLSPYESFDTADGRKVVVAVQNDREWARLATRVLQRPDLVDDERFATGTARTAHRDEVRRICAEVLGAMATDAALELLDGAGIACGRVNYPEEVLAHPQLAARDRWREVDSPVGPLRSLLPPPVSPGWELRMDRIPDIGENTESILAELGLDRARIDRLISDGIVGQPPSDSSTTA; via the coding sequence GTGACGACCGGAACCATGTATGGCGACAGCGGTGCGCTGCCGCTCGACGGGATCTGCGTGATCGCGCTCGAGCAGGCGGTCAGCGCCCCGTTTGCGACCCGCCATCTCGCGGACATGGGCGCACGCGTGATCAAGGTTGAACGGGTCCCCGAGGGCGACTTCGCCCGCTACTACGACGCCGAGGTCCACGGCATGGCGAGCCACTTCGTGTGGGTCAACCGCAACAAGGAGTCGATCGCGCTCGACTTCAAGGCGCCTGCCGGCCGCGAAATCCTCGACAGCCTGGTCGCCAGCGCCGATGTAGTGGTGCAGAATTTCGCGCCCGGTGTTGCGGAGGCCATGGGCCTCGACGCGGCGAGCCTGCTCGAGCAGCATCCACGGTTGATCGCCGTCGACCTGTCCGGATATGGCACGGGCGGCCCGTACGAGCGTCGCCGCGCGTACGACCTCATCGTCCAGGCCGAGAGCGCCTCGATCGCCACCACAGGTTGGCCCGACAGCCCGGCCAAGCCCGGCATCGCGATCGCTGACCTCGCGGCGGGGCTCTATTCCTACAGCAGCGTGCTCGCGGCGCTCTACGAGCGAGAGCGCACCGGGCTGGGTCGCGCGATCGGGATCAGCCTGATGGACTCGATCGCCGAGTTGATGGGCTACAGCCTCTACTTCACTCAGTTCAGCGGCCGGCGCCACGTCCCGAACGGCATCAGCCACCCGACGCTGTCCCCGTATGAGTCCTTCGATACCGCCGACGGCCGCAAGGTCGTTGTCGCGGTCCAGAACGACCGCGAGTGGGCGCGCCTGGCCACCCGTGTGCTGCAGCGTCCCGACCTCGTCGACGACGAGCGGTTCGCGACGGGGACGGCTCGTACAGCGCACCGCGACGAGGTCCGACGCATCTGTGCCGAGGTCCTGGGTGCAATGGCCACCGACGCCGCCCTGGAACTGCTCGATGGCGCCGGCATCGCCTGCGGCCGGGTCAACTACCCCGAAGAGGTGCTCGCCCATCCACAGCTGGCCGCTCGGGACCGCTGGCGTGAGGTCGACTCGCCGGTCGGGCCGCTGCGCTCGCTGCTGCCGCCGCCAGTCTCCCCGGGCTGGGAGCTGCGGATGGACCGGATCCCCGACATCGGGGAGAACACCGAGTCGATCCTCGCCGAGCTCGGAC